Proteins encoded within one genomic window of Chloroflexota bacterium:
- a CDS encoding AIR synthase yields the protein TFGLPVLMPHFGWAIVHICASDVAVLGVPPRYMTICLMLPPGTEDKVLEDIWMDIHRECEKLGIAIIGGHTGIYPGIGYPLNGGCTMFGIGKKEQLTPPSNARVGDRVIITKGPAIESTGILALQAEKALVDKFGQDLVEKAKKHFAAMTVVQDALVAAPHAHAMHDATEGGLLNGVYEVIEASGTGVTIYEEKIIIPEEIEAVHRYFNIDPLISISEGTLVIAATPENTPKIINDLKQNNIDAWEIGEVTEKDRIFIRKDGKKETLTPVKVDPFWAAYFSTLGG from the coding sequence CGACCTTTGGCTTGCCAGTGCTCATGCCACACTTCGGCTGGGCAATCGTGCATATCTGCGCCAGCGATGTTGCCGTACTCGGCGTGCCGCCCAGGTACATGACCATCTGCCTGATGCTGCCACCGGGCACCGAGGACAAGGTACTGGAAGATATCTGGATGGATATCCACCGGGAATGCGAAAAGCTGGGCATCGCCATCATCGGCGGTCACACCGGCATATACCCTGGCATAGGCTACCCTCTGAACGGCGGCTGCACCATGTTTGGCATCGGGAAAAAAGAGCAGCTTACCCCTCCGTCCAATGCCAGGGTTGGCGACCGTGTAATCATCACCAAGGGCCCGGCCATTGAATCGACCGGTATCCTAGCGCTTCAGGCGGAAAAAGCGCTGGTGGATAAATTCGGCCAAGACCTCGTTGAAAAAGCGAAAAAACACTTCGCTGCCATGACTGTGGTTCAGGACGCGCTGGTGGCAGCCCCCCACGCCCACGCCATGCACGATGCCACCGAAGGTGGCCTGCTCAACGGTGTCTACGAGGTCATCGAGGCCTCCGGTACCGGCGTAACCATCTATGAGGAAAAAATCATTATTCCGGAAGAAATTGAGGCCGTTCACCGCTATTTCAATATCGACCCGCTCATCTCAATCAGCGAGGGCACACTGGTGATAGCCGCCACGCCGGAAAATACGCCAAAGATTATCAACGACCTGAAGCAAAACAACATTGATGCCTGGGAAATCGGCGAGGTGACGGAAAAAGATAGAATTTTTATCCGCAAGGATGGGAAAAAGGAAACGCTGACGCCGGTCAAGGTGGACCCGTTCTGGGCAGCTTATTTCAGCACGCTGGGAGGATAA